GCACCTGAGCAATGCGTTCCGCCGAATGTTCGGGCTTGCGCCCTCGGAGGTTGCCCGAGGCATCAAGTGGCTCAGCGAGCAGCCGTCCACCCCCACAACGTAGCCAGTTCTTCCAAGTCAGCGGGGGTGCAGCGATGCCACCTTCCCCTCATGCTGACGACTCCGCTTCAAGCCTCACCGCTGACGCACTGGGCGCGCCAGGCATTGCGCGTGGGCTACCCGCTCTTCATGCTGCTCGGAATCAACGGTGCAGCGCTGAGTCTTGTCCACGGCGGCGCCGCAAAGCTGTGGCTTGCCGTGCTGCTCATGGCAGCCATCGGAGCGTCCTTCCTCGCCGAGCACGCCATCCCTTACGAGCCAGACTGGAATCGCTCCCACGGGGACATCGGGCGAGACCTCGTTCACTTCGTCGTCAACGAAGCGTCCAACGTCCTGTCCCTTCTCGCGCTGCCGCTTCTCTCAGGCTGGGTCACTGTGAGAGACGAATGGCCACACGAATGGCCATTCGTTCTCCAGGTACTCCTCGCGGTGCTGGTGTTCGACTTCGGCGTCACCCTGACGCATTGGCTGAGCCACCGAGTGCCCGCCCTCTGGAGACTCCACGCCGTGCATCACTCCGTGAAGCGCTTCTATGGATTCAATGGACTGATGAAGCACCCGCTTCACCAGGCCTTGGAGCTGACGGCGGGGGTGGCACCACTCCTTCTCATCGGGCTTCCTTCGAGCGTCGCGACAGCGCTCGCCGCGCTCTCGTGCGTGCAGCTCCTCATGCAGCACTCGAACGCGGACTACACGGTAGGGCCGCTGAAGTACCTGCTGGCCCTCAATGCGGGGCACCGATTCCACCACCTCAAGTGGGCAGGCGTCGGCGACGTCAACTTCGGACTCTTCACCAACGTCTGGGACCACCTGCTGGGAACGTGGTCCTTTTCATCCGAGAAGCAGTTCACCTCGGATGATCTTGGCATCGCCAAGGAGCCGGGCTTCCCACAGGATTACTGGGCTCAACTTCTCAAGCCATTTCAAGGCAACAAACCAGGCTGAGAGGATACGCACTGGGTGACAGACTCCTACCGACTTCACCGATGTAGATATCGAACGGACCCTCAAGATGGAGTTGTTTGGATGACCAGGGCATCCAGCTCGATGACATCGCCTGGGGTACCTTCGGCGCCAGTCACTTCCACGGACACCCGCTCCGTCCCCGCCGGAGCCGTCAGCTCGCGAGTGGTCCGCACCCATTGCTCGGAAAGCACGGGGCTGGAGAGCGTCTCCGCCTGCAGCTCCCGACCGCTGGAGTCGCGCCAGACGACCCGCATCTCAGCGACCAGGGAGCGCCCAGCCGTCCCACGTGCCCAGAAGGAAGCGCGGTGGGCCCCTGGGGATGCCGCGAACCCTGGCCAGTTGTCGGTGATGACACCCCAGCCGTATGGCGCGGTCACCTCCACGCGCAGGCCCGCCTCGCCCTCTCTCGCGGCGGTGGGCGCTCTCGAAATGGTGACCGCGAACCACGCCCCCCAGGTTCCGAGCCCCGTCTCCAGGGATGCGGTCTCCGCGTCCAGCAGATTGGCGGTGGGAGAATGATCGAAAACGGCGGGCTCACAGGCGGTCAGCGCCGTCGCCAGCACCAGCGTGCTCCAGTGCCTCGGTTTCATCGCGCGGTCTCGCGGTCTTGGCTCTCACACGACAGCGCCCCACGCGCACGCTGGACCGCCTCCGTGTAGTGCCCGCGCCGGAACTGCAGCTCGTGCCGGGCCCAGTGCGCGCAGGCGCGCTGCGCGTCCTTGAGCTGGTACGTCAGCAACGAGCCCAGCTCGAAGCTGAGGCGCTCCCGCGTCGCCATCGGCTGCTTGCGCATCGCATCCTCGAGGTACCTCGCCGCTTGCTCGAACTCGTGCCGACCGCGAAGGACCTCCAGCTCTCGCAAGACCTCCTCCGCATTCGGAGCACGAACCGGAGCGACGGGAACGCGGGAAGGTGAAGCCTTCGGGATGGGCGCTGCCAGCGGTTGGGGCCGCTCCGGCACAGGCGGAACAGGCTCGGGGGTCGCGGGCTCGGCAGGTTCGGCCACGGGCCACTCCAAGGTCTGTCCCACTCGCACAGGAATCACCGCGCCGCTGGGCAGACGGAAGGCAATGGCCCCCTCGTGCAGAGTGACCGCGCCTCCTGACTCCCGCGCATCCACCGTGAAGCGCGTGCCCATGACCTCGATGGCGCCGCCGGACACGAGCACGACGGCGGGAGGCGAACCTGGCTGGCGGTGATTCACCGAGAACTCCGCGCGCCCACGAACCAGGCGCACCCCGGAGGACTCTCGGCGGACGACGAGCGGCCCCTGGTTCTGGAGGGTGATGCCTCGGGCCACATCCATCAAGGCGCCCTCACCCGCTTGAATCTCCACCCCCACGGCGTCTTCCCGCACCTTCAGGTCGACACTGCCCCGCGCAAGCTCGAGTCCCCCCCACGAGCGCACCGAGGGTGACCGCATGAAGAACACCACGAGCACCAGCGCCACCGCCGACGCGGCGAGTCCCCAGAACACAGGTCGCCTGTGCCCTGCGCGCTTCGGCTCGCGAGCGTCCCGCAACCGAGACCACACCCGAGCCCGAACGGCGGGTGGCATCCCTTGCTCGCGGCGGAGCGGGTCTTCACGCCGAAGCTCTGCGCGAAAGTCACGGGGAGCCATCTTCCACCTTCCATCCCCAGGCCAGCAGACGGCCCTGGGCGCGGCTGATCAACTTCGACACGTAGCCCTCTGACAGCGAGAGGAGCTGGGCAATCTCGCGCTGGCTCAGGTCATCGAGAATCTTCAAGGCCATCACCACCCGCTCCTGCCCTGGCAAACGGTCCAGCGTCGCCGAGGCGCTGCGCACCGCCTCGCGTCGCACGAGGGCCGCCTCCGGCGTGGACTCCGTCTCCGCGGGTTGCACCGGAAACAAGAGTTCGGAGATGCGCTGTCGAAACGTCTTCTCGCGCCGCAGGGCGGAGAACGCCACGTTCTGCGTGACGCGAAAGAGCCAACCCCGAACATCCTCCTCGCGCAGCCAGGCCCGGTGCTCCCAAGCCTTGAGGAAGACGTCATGTGTGACGTCTTCGGCCCAACTCGAACGGCCGGCCGCATACCGCATGGCCCAGACGTAGACGTCCTCGGCGTGCTCCTCGTAGAGCGTGTCGAATGACACAGGCCGGGCAGGCAGAGCGAGCGGGGCCTTGGAGGGGAGAGCACGCGACATCCATCACCTGAGGACCTACGATTCAAGCAGGAGAAACTTTCCTCGAAGGTTACAGCCCCCAGGAAAGCTGAGCGCCGGTTTCCAGCCTCGCGCCTCCCCGAGACCACAGCGTCTCGCCCTCGCTCACATGCGTCACGGGCCGCAGCAGCCCCAGGGCCACGCGCAGCTCCGCCGAGAGACGCTCGGAGAACCGCCACCGGAGCTTCATCCGAGCCCACCCCGCGGGAGACACCTGGGTCCCCGTCTGGCTCGACAACCCAGCGTCCTTGAGCTGGAAGGCGTGGATGACGAGCCCCGTGCCCGCCCCCGGCTCGAGCAGAAGTCGCTCCGCCACGGAGAGCCGGTAGCTGACGAAGGCGCCACCCTGCACCTCGAACACGGTCAGCGCCGCATCGCGTGACACTCCGAGCCCCGCCTCCGCATCCAGGCCGAATGACTCCCAGCCACGCCTGACAAAGAGCAGGAGATGGGGATCAACCGTGGGCCCACGCCAGACCGTTCCCAGCCCCAGCCCCAAGTCCAGCGAGGGCTGCCATGGAGCGGCGGCCACCTCCACAGGTGGCTGGAGCACGGGCTCGGGCGGGGGTGGCTCGGGGTCCGGATCCGGCTCGGGCTGCACCGCCCGAGTCATCTCGGAGAGCTTCTGGGCGACTTCCAGATGAAGCTCCGAGAGAGAACCCCGCCCCACTCGAACCCCCTGCTCCACCCGATGCCGCGGCCCGACGGCCTCGAGCCGCAGTCCTTCGGGAGTGCGGCTTGCGCGCAGTCGAAGCTGCGCCGGACTCTGTGGAGAGACGACCGCGAAGCCCTCCTGAATCAGGCGCAGCGCCACCTGTCGCTCCAGCGCCACGCCATCCCACCGCCGGTAGTCCTGCTCGGGCAGCGCACGAAGGTCGAAGGACACCGACACCGCCGGGGCCTGGGTCAGGACGAGGGAGAGCGCGCAGAGCAGAGCAGTCATGCGGTGAGGGGCGAGAGTACCGTCGCCCGTGGCCCCCAGCCAGCATCGACTGCCCATTCGCGCTGAGGCCACTGGGCAGGAAAGTATTTTCGGCCACGCGAGTAGCCAGGGGCATGACGCTTCCTCGCTCCGTGAGCCTCCTGCTTCTTTGCGCTGGCGCGGTCGCCTGTAATGGATCCATCGGGCCCAGCCCGCACACCGGCGGAGACGAACCCGCTCCGCCGCCCGCGTCCGAGTCCATCCATCCGGCGCCAGCGCAGTTCTCCTGCGACACCAACGCAGTCCCCGCGGACCTGCCGTTGCCCCGGCTGTCCCGGACGCAGCTGATGAACTCGCTCCGCTTCGCCATTGCCCGTGCGCTGCCGAACGAGGCCGATGCCCTCTGGGCGAAGCTCACTCCCAACCTCGCCCGTTACCCCACGGACCGGCGCACTCCCGCGCCGGGTGACTTGAAAGGCGGCTTCAGCCGGCTGGACCAATCCATCCAGCAGACCCAGGTCGACGTCATGTATGACCTGGGCAAGGCCGTGGCCCAGGAGCTGACCAGCACCGACGCGCGCCGCAACGCGCTCCTCGGAAGCTGCGCGAGCGACAGCCAGACAGCGAACGATCGGGCCTGCCTGGAAACTTTCATCCGAGGTTGGGGCTCGCGCGTCCTGCGCTATCCGTTGCCGACGGCGGAGGTCACCGCCTTCGCCGACATCGCCGGAGCCACCCCGGTGGACAGAGCGGCGGTGGCGGACGTCATCACCACCCTCTTGAACTCGCCCTGGTTCCTCTACCGGATCGAGCATGGCACCACCGCCGACGGCGCGGTGAGTCCCCTCTCCGCGTTCGAGCTGGCCTCGAAGCTGTCCTATCAATTCTGGCAAGCGCCTCCGGACGACGCGCTCTGGGCTGCGGCGGCCGATGGCTCGCTCCTGACCGCGAGCGGCTTCAGCGCACAGGTCGACCGGATGATGAAGAGCGCGCAGTTGCGAAGCGCGTTGGACGAGTTCGTCAGCGAGTGGCTGCGACTCGAGGAGTTGCCGTCGCTGGTGGCGCTCCAGAACGACCCGGTCTACCAGTCCTTCGTTGGGGCGCAGATGCCTACGGACGCCACGCGCACCGCGATGCTCGAGGACGTTCGGCTCTCCGCCTGGAACACCGTCGTGTCCGGAGGCTCGGTGAGTGACTTCCTGCACGACCGGAGGTCCTACACGTCGGATCCATTCCTGGCCGCCATCTACGGCGTGCCTGTCTGGAACGGATCCGGTCCAGCGCCGGTCATGCCGTCCCAGAATCGCAGCGGACTTCTGACCCGCGCGGCATTGCTGGCCACGGGGACCGCCTCGACGCGTCCCATCCACAAGGGATACCTGGTGCGCAACGCCCTGCTCTGCCAGCAAGTCGGGGCGCCTCCGCCCAATGCCAGCGACAGGCCACCCGCGCCCACGGCGAGCACGACGACGCGACAGGCGGTGACCCAGCTCACCTCCGGAGGCATCTGCGGAGGCTGCCACAACAGCACCATCAACCCACCGGGCTTTGTCCTCGAAGGATTCGATGCGCTCGGCCGAGAGCGCAGCGTGGAGCGGCTGTTCAACCCGCAGGGCCAGGAGACCGCCTCGCCCGCCGTGGACACCTCAGCGGACGTGCGGATCTACGACTCCGAGCAACGAGTCATCTCCAACGCCGCGGACCTCTCGCGGATGATCGATGACAGCCAGCTCTTCGAGTCGTGCGTCGCGCAACACTACTTCCGCTTCGCGCACGCTCGCGTGGAGTCCACCTCCCGCGATGGCTGCCTGCTCTCGGAGATGGAGACCGTCGCGCGCAGCGGCGCACCGATGTCTGACTTGTTGAAGACCGTCGCCAATCACCCCACGTTCAAGCAGAGGAGCTTCCAGTGAGCAACACACCCGTCTTCCGATGGGACCGCCGCATGTTCCTGCGCGGCGCGGGCGGAGCCGTGCTGGCGTTGCCGCTGCTTCCGTCGCTCTTGAGTCCCCGCGAAGCGAAGGCCCAGGCCGCGCAGCGCCCGAAGTGCTTCGTGCACTTCCGCACGCCCCACGGCGCCATCTTTGGCGCGAGCATGTGGCCGGGGGACGCGGCACTGACGCAGTCCTCGTTCTACGCGGACCACGACGTCCGACGGG
Above is a window of Myxococcaceae bacterium JPH2 DNA encoding:
- a CDS encoding FecR domain-containing protein, encoding MAPRDFRAELRREDPLRREQGMPPAVRARVWSRLRDAREPKRAGHRRPVFWGLAASAVALVLVVFFMRSPSVRSWGGLELARGSVDLKVREDAVGVEIQAGEGALMDVARGITLQNQGPLVVRRESSGVRLVRGRAEFSVNHRQPGSPPAVVLVSGGAIEVMGTRFTVDARESGGAVTLHEGAIAFRLPSGAVIPVRVGQTLEWPVAEPAEPATPEPVPPVPERPQPLAAPIPKASPSRVPVAPVRAPNAEEVLRELEVLRGRHEFEQAARYLEDAMRKQPMATRERLSFELGSLLTYQLKDAQRACAHWARHELQFRRGHYTEAVQRARGALSCESQDRETAR
- a CDS encoding sterol desaturase family protein; translation: MLTTPLQASPLTHWARQALRVGYPLFMLLGINGAALSLVHGGAAKLWLAVLLMAAIGASFLAEHAIPYEPDWNRSHGDIGRDLVHFVVNEASNVLSLLALPLLSGWVTVRDEWPHEWPFVLQVLLAVLVFDFGVTLTHWLSHRVPALWRLHAVHHSVKRFYGFNGLMKHPLHQALELTAGVAPLLLIGLPSSVATALAALSCVQLLMQHSNADYTVGPLKYLLALNAGHRFHHLKWAGVGDVNFGLFTNVWDHLLGTWSFSSEKQFTSDDLGIAKEPGFPQDYWAQLLKPFQGNKPG
- a CDS encoding RNA polymerase sigma factor, yielding MSRALPSKAPLALPARPVSFDTLYEEHAEDVYVWAMRYAAGRSSWAEDVTHDVFLKAWEHRAWLREEDVRGWLFRVTQNVAFSALRREKTFRQRISELLFPVQPAETESTPEAALVRREAVRSASATLDRLPGQERVVMALKILDDLSQREIAQLLSLSEGYVSKLISRAQGRLLAWGWKVEDGSP
- a CDS encoding DUF1592 domain-containing protein, with translation MPRLSRTQLMNSLRFAIARALPNEADALWAKLTPNLARYPTDRRTPAPGDLKGGFSRLDQSIQQTQVDVMYDLGKAVAQELTSTDARRNALLGSCASDSQTANDRACLETFIRGWGSRVLRYPLPTAEVTAFADIAGATPVDRAAVADVITTLLNSPWFLYRIEHGTTADGAVSPLSAFELASKLSYQFWQAPPDDALWAAAADGSLLTASGFSAQVDRMMKSAQLRSALDEFVSEWLRLEELPSLVALQNDPVYQSFVGAQMPTDATRTAMLEDVRLSAWNTVVSGGSVSDFLHDRRSYTSDPFLAAIYGVPVWNGSGPAPVMPSQNRSGLLTRAALLATGTASTRPIHKGYLVRNALLCQQVGAPPPNASDRPPAPTASTTTRQAVTQLTSGGICGGCHNSTINPPGFVLEGFDALGRERSVERLFNPQGQETASPAVDTSADVRIYDSEQRVISNAADLSRMIDDSQLFESCVAQHYFRFAHARVESTSRDGCLLSEMETVARSGAPMSDLLKTVANHPTFKQRSFQ